The sequence ACTTGTCCCTGTTTTCCAAGCCAAAGGAACAACGGGTGAAATAGCACTATCTGGGCGAGGTCTGGCTTCTCCGGCTAATATGCGTCTAATAATCCATGCGGATCCTTGTGACATCAACACTCGGTTTTCTATTATTTGTTCCGGCTTAAAACGTAACGGTGCTGTTTTACCTTGCCTTGCTAATGCACTAAAGGCGGAAACAAGCTCATCCATTCGTGTTGCTGTTCCACCTAAGATCAACGCTAAATTTGGCTCTGAGCCATAAGGAAAGCGCATTTCAAGATGGTTATGACGTAATTTTGCTGCAAATTTCTTTGCACCATACACTTCAATAAGTTGTACCGCTGGCAAATTTAAAGATCGGCTTAATGCTTCACTGGCACTGACCGCACCATTAAAATCAGAATCAAAATTACCAGGACGATAATTATCAAAACGACGAGGAACATCTTGTAACAGTGATTCTGCATGAATAAGCCCTTCATCTAATGCAAGTGCATAAATAAATGGCTTTAATGTTGATCCTGGCGAGCGCCATGCACTGATCATATCGACATGACCAAAGCGCGAATTGTCATTAAAATCGGCAGAACCGACATACCCCTTCACACTCATATCTGTATGATCAACAACTAGGATGGCTAAGGATGTTTTATCCGCTAATTGATACTTCCATTGATTCGCAATATCTTCGAGTTGTCGTTGAATATTAATATCAATCGTTGTTGTAATAACAGGTTCTCGCTTTTCGTTATACATACGACGAGCCAGCAATGGTGCTAATTGCGGTGTTTGCCTTGGTGCTAATAAAATCTGCTCTTCTTTGATTTCATCAACTTTTTCTTGTGGCCATATTAGATACTCTGCCAGCCTATCTAATACTTTATCTCTGGCTGCTTGAGCTCGTTCAGGGTATCTATCTGGGCGTAAACGGCTTGGCGCTTGTGGTAATACTGCCATTAATGTCGCCTCACCAGCAGATAAATCAGCAGGTGATTTGCCTAAATAAGCCCAACTTGCTGCACCAATACCTTCTAACGTACCGCCAAAGGGTGCTCTATTGAGGTAAATCTCTAAGATTTCATCTTTTGAGTAATACCACTCTAACTGCAAGGTGCGCCAAAGCTGTTTGATTTTGCCCCCTAAAGTTCGAGAATGAGGGTCAATAAGACGAGCTACTTGCATTGATAACGTGCTTCCGCCTGAGACGATCCTCCCTGAACTTAGATCTTGCCAAGCCGCACGTAATATCGCCATCGGATTAACACCAGGATGTTGATAAAACCAGCGATCTTCATAAGTAATTAAAGCCTGTAAATATTCAGGAGAAACATCTGCAAGTTTGACATGATAACGCCACACCCCTTCTTTATCGGCAAAGCGCCAAAGAGGTGTGCCATCTTGCGCTGTAACAATAGTCGCGATTTGAGGTTCAGGATCAGGGAGTGGCCAAATTTTATCTGCAGCCCAGATTAAAATAGGCGTTGCTAACAAAAAAATAATGATAACAGCAATAAGCCGTTTATATCCTAGTTTCATTCAATCACTCAAAGGAAAAAGCCCTTTCCGAAGAAAGGGCTACAAGATTTAAGGAACAACATCAATCTTGGTTTCTGTTGAACCTATTGCACGCCAATAAGGCACATACATAGATTCAACTTGTGGTGGTGGCACTTGATAACTACCCGGTGTGACCGCTCTTGCTAAGTAGAGCAATGTCGTTGGACGATATTTATCAACAGAGATAGCGGCAACAAAGCGATCATCACGATATTCGAGATGTTTGATATTTGCTTGTCCCATATCGTCGATAAATTCCTGCAAGTCTGCCGCACTATCACTTAAGCTTGCACTACTTGATGCTAAGTTTTGATTTTCGATTTCAAGACCCGCGGGTAATAAATCAACAACTAATGCATCAGGTACGTCTCTATCCGCAGAAACTTCCAGTTTAACCACCAGCATTTCACCACTTTGTAAGCGATTAGGATGGACGCGATTTCCTTTCAAATCATAATAGCTACGATGAACATTTAGTACATTACTATAAGGAGCTGGAGCAACTTTCGGATAGCCCACGATATTCATACGAGAATAAATCGCCGCACCACCACGATTATTTAGCTCTAACCCTTCTTGTAATTGTGCGGCTGTTAATGTCTCATTGACTGCACGATCGCTACTGATTGCAGGGACTTGACGATTAACAGCAACTTCCCAAGGCTGTTCTGCCATATTAATAAAGAAGCGCCCAGCAAGGTATAACGAGTTACTTTCTTGGGTTGAGAACCATTCACGGCTCGTTAAGTTATCAGATAGTGTCATCACGCTTGCATCACGAGATTGTGTTTCAAGGTTATTTTCACTTAACAATGCAATAATTAATGCTTGGTCACGAATGGTGCTACCATAGTCACCTAATCCATAATTATATTTTCGTGTTGTTGTCACCCCTTCAGCAATCAAGCTTTCAGCACGACTACTATCACCCATCAGTTTTAACGCGATACCTAACTGGACTAACGCTAATCCACTTCCTGCTTGATTACGCTCAAGATAGAGGCGACGTAATTCACCTAAAGGTGCTTTTTGCTGATTCGCTAGGACTAATGCAGCATAAGCCCTTGCTGAGAAACGTGCCGCATCTTGATTAACTGCATATTCATAGTTAACTAAATTTTTATCTTGTAAATAACGTAATAAACGATCATTCGCACGTTTTAATGAATCTGCGGGAACTGAATAACCTTGTTGTGAAGCACGGAATAAGAAGTCAGTCGCATAAGCGGTTAACCAATATTCTTCACGCCCCCCTTGATCCCATAAAGAAAATCCACCTTCTGATTTTTGCATCGTTAGCAGATGAGCAATACCTTTATCAATAGCCGCTTTTCTATCAGCGTCAGTTTGCGTTTTAATTCCCAACTGTTTCAGCTCTTTTTCTGTTGAATACAGTGAAGGATAAAGACCACTAACTGTTTGTTCTAAGCAACCATAAGGGTAAGCAAATAGCTCTCTAACATAACGCGCCACTTGTAACGGAGGACGGCTTGTCAGTAATAATTCACCTTCAAGCGTTGAGTTATTAAAGCGGCTTAAACTTTCTGATGGCAAGCGCCAAGTGTCACCATCTTGCAATGTACTTGCATAATGAAGTGTTTCCGCCGGGAATGCAGGACGAACACCTATATTCCATGTGTTGTGGTAAGGTTTAATCTCTTCACCGGGTACTTTTATACCATAAATAGACAGTGAAAATTCACCTTGACCAAAACCATGTTTGGCTTTTACTGGAATTTGAATTTGAGTGCGTTCACCTTTCGCTAGCGAGACAGTTTTACTTTCAGCGCCATTTAATCCAACTAAACCTGAAGCGGTATAATTCAAGGTGATAGATTGCGCATCATCTGTCAGATTGGTTAAATCCAACGATAAAAGTGCATTATCACCACCAGCCATAAAGCGAGGTAATGAAAGCTGGGTGACTAAAGGTGCAGCAATAACAACCTTACCTTCTTGACTACCAAATTTATCCGCAGTCCAAGCTTGAGCCATTAAACGGACTTCACCATTAAACTCAGGAATAGGTAAAGAAACTTCACCTTCACCTTGCGCATTTAATTCTACGGGAGCCGTTTGTTGAGCGATGATTTGCACATCAGTTAATGGTTTTTTCCCTCCACGAGATAATGCAGCGGCCTCACCACCATCACCACCAAAGCGTAAGTTAGCTAAACGCCCTTGCCCTTCAATTAATTGTCCATAAACATCATATTGGTCGACACTGTAACGTTTACGACCAAAGAAGGCATCGTAAGGATCAGGGGTTTTATACTCTGTGATATTCAATACCCCAGTATCAACCGCAGAAATCAACACATTAATATTTTCAGGTAATGGCTGACCTGCAACAGGATTCGCTTTAATGCGGATTTTTAAATCTTGGTTAGGGCGAATTTTTTCAGGAGCGTCAAGTGAAATATCAATACGACGGTTTTTATCCTGTAATGGTAAATGCAAAATACCCACAGCGCGTTTTACTGTTGCTTGTTTTGAAGTATCTCCTGGCCTTACCACAACAGAAGTCAGATAGAGATCGTGTCTTGCCCACTCTTTATTAATAGGCACTTCAACATCAAGCCCTTTTTCTGGCACATCAATTTCCTGCCACCATAAAGGCCCATTACTTGACTCCAGTAATACATAACCTTTACCTGGATGAGGCGCAACAATATTTAACTTAACTTTTTCACCTGGTAAATATCCTTCTTTATCCAGTTTCAATTTAACTTGATCGGGTCGTACCGCGCCGGATCCCCCCGTGTTATCCATCCAAGAATAACCCGCCCAGAAACGTAGGCTACTGACTAATTCTGTTTTAGGATCGACAACTTCAATACGATAAGAGCCCCACTCAACAGGGAATGCCACTTTTGCGGTACCATCTTTCGCAATATTGATTGTTTGCTCATCCATTTGCAGATCTTTTTCGTTATAGCCAGATTCCCAGCCATTCGAGCTAGACCAACGCCAGTAATAATCATGACGTTCATAGATAAACTTCACTTTAAGATCATTAGCAGGTAGTTTTTTACCGTCTTGGTCTGTATAGACAATTTCAAATTCAGCCATTGAGTTTTCATCAACGCTATAACCTGACTTATATTTGTCTGCACGGTAATCGTAGACTTCTTTTTTAGGGAAGACAGGACGGATCCCCGCAAGATGAGTCGCAGGCCAAACAGCTTGTTGATAGCGACGCGTTACTGGACGTCCGCCTGCTTCAAGTAAACTTGCTTGTAGAATAATGTTGATCGGTGATTTCAGCTCTTCATAGCGTTCACTATCAACATTTACTCCCCCCTCTCCATCAGCGTCTAAATTAAGTTCAAACTCATCCAATAGACGGCTGAAGTTTTCATCTTTTACAGCACCAAATTCATAGCCGGGTAATTTACTGACCGCTTCACGAGAGGCTTTTAAGAAGATTTGCCCTTGTAAGCGATTATCGGCAGCAGGAGCACCATAAAGATAGCGACCTTTAATATCAAAATAAGCGTCATTACCGCTTAATATAATTCCTTTCTTACCCGTAATGTCTAATGCCATACGTTCTGGCATAAAATCTTCGACCTGAAACTCATAGAAACGAGGAGTACCATCCCCTACATCAAAACGTAAGGTACGCGTACCCGTATTTTCATCTTCAGGAATAACTAATTTTAATTGGTAAAGACCCTTTTCAGGTTGCCAAACAAAACTACGAGAAACTTGCCCGTCTGTTTTCAGTAGATCGACTTTAACAGGTTGTTCTTTAATGGGATTACCATCACCGTCACGTAGCAATGCATTAACGATTAATGTTTCACCAGGACGATAAAGATCACGAGGGCCGAAAACAAAAAATTGTTTGCTATAACCTTGTGGACCACCAATATCAAATTCAGAAAGATCAAGCGCAGGTTTACGCAAGTCAATCATACTGGTTTGTCCATCACGAATAGCCATTAATAAACGTGCTTTATCACTTTTATCAAGAGTGGCATGCCCTTGACTATCTGTTTGAGCTTTAGATATTAGGCCACCTTTTTCATCTAATAGGCGAATTTCTACTTTATCTAATGCAGAACCATTTTTAAGTGATTGGGTAAAGATATCTAATGTATCAAGATAGCTGTGCATTGACAGTCCGATATCACTAAATGTAAATACCGTTGCAGGTACTGTATAAGAGTATTTACCTGCTTGTTGCATAACCGCAATGTAAGCCCCCTCTTTTTTCAGGGCATCTATTGATTTCAGCGGTAACAATACGTTTTCACGGGTATTCGTTTCTGTATTTAATTCAAAGCGACCGGTATAAACCAGATCAGCCTGAGATAAAAATTCATCTGATTCCCAATAGTTAATATTGGAACGGCTTTCCCATTGTGTTAGGAATTGAGCTAATTGCTCATCTTTAACACGGAAAAAATTTACATCAACTTGTTCCACGTTTAATGCAGTAATCGGTAAGCCTTCAGCAGCTTCAAGTGGCAGTAACGATCCTTTACTGGTGAAACCAACAGATGGGAAAATTTCTTCTGTTGTTAATTTTTGGCTAAAAGGTGTCGTTAATGTACGTTCATTAATACCTTTTATTTTTTCATCAATCGTTAAATTTAATTCTGTTGATGGTGGTAAATGACGGAAACGCAATTCCATTAAATTGTCAGATAACTCCCACGCACCTTCTAATTTCCCTTTTTTGGTATCAACAAGGTGAATAACATCATCAAAATTTTGGTCAGGATCAAGTGGTACAGAGAACGTCACAACCATTGTGCTTGCACCATCACGCTGTAATTCTGACGCATCTAATACGGTGACTTCTTTTCCAGCAAAACGCATTGCCAACGCATCACGAACTTCTTTGCTTTTTAGTGCAGTTTCGTTATTTGTTTTTGTTGTAACTGCTGATTTTTCGCTTGTTTGAGTTGCTGTATCTGATGTGCGCTGAGCAGCCCCTTTTTGCTCTGTCACTTGTGTATTTTGTGTCTTATCCGCAGATGATGTATTTTCATCCGCTTTATCATCACAGCCTGTAAGAGCCAATGCTGATGCCAATACAACCGCCAGAGAGCGCCAACGATAGCCTCTCTTTTCCGTATATTGTCTAAATTGGTTTTGGTTCATATCCATTTCCTTTAATTCAACCCCTGAATAATGCGATGTTTTATGCAGGCAGAGATAATATATGTATTTCTCTATTCTAATAAGATAAAAAATAACTCGATAAGCCATTTTTTATCGCGTAAAACGAAATCAATTACGACACGAAGTCGCCTTATTTTTATTTTAAAAATAAAGCCTATCTAAAACAAAACGTTATATAAAAATGCAAACGATTTGCTAATTGAGTCAATTTTCTATTATAGGATAAAAAAAAGCGATATCTGATGAGATACCGCCTAAATTTAGAGGGCTGAACTAATAATCCAAATTCACTATCGGGATCCCTTTTCTTAAGAATCCCCCAAGTTTGCG comes from Proteus vulgaris and encodes:
- the pbpC gene encoding peptidoglycan glycosyltransferase PbpC (penicillin-binding protein 1C), with the protein product MKLGYKRLIAVIIIFLLATPILIWAADKIWPLPDPEPQIATIVTAQDGTPLWRFADKEGVWRYHVKLADVSPEYLQALITYEDRWFYQHPGVNPMAILRAAWQDLSSGRIVSGGSTLSMQVARLIDPHSRTLGGKIKQLWRTLQLEWYYSKDEILEIYLNRAPFGGTLEGIGAASWAYLGKSPADLSAGEATLMAVLPQAPSRLRPDRYPERAQAARDKVLDRLAEYLIWPQEKVDEIKEEQILLAPRQTPQLAPLLARRMYNEKREPVITTTIDINIQRQLEDIANQWKYQLADKTSLAILVVDHTDMSVKGYVGSADFNDNSRFGHVDMISAWRSPGSTLKPFIYALALDEGLIHAESLLQDVPRRFDNYRPGNFDSDFNGAVSASEALSRSLNLPAVQLIEVYGAKKFAAKLRHNHLEMRFPYGSEPNLALILGGTATRMDELVSAFSALARQGKTAPLRFKPEQIIENRVLMSQGSAWIIRRILAGEARPRPDSAISPVVPLAWKTGTSYGYRDAWSIGVNARYTIGVWVGRPDGTPVAGQFGFATAVPIMNQVNNLLTGYFYQNKQRPPTDLRPNSVTAATICWPTGKALPKEDSNCRVSRRSWILDNTIPPTLLNDNQEGILGINEKIWLDNQGKRTGPNCPNAELKDIALWPIALEAWLPEKERRSKRLPPISETCPPIKEDIIPLFISGIRTDDLLRPLPGETNLEITVSTQGGSGMQWWFLNGEQIGKTENGETFSYLLEKRGKYQLSVLDLSGQTDMVNFIFR
- a CDS encoding alpha-2-macroglobulin — encoded protein: MDMNQNQFRQYTEKRGYRWRSLAVVLASALALTGCDDKADENTSSADKTQNTQVTEQKGAAQRTSDTATQTSEKSAVTTKTNNETALKSKEVRDALAMRFAGKEVTVLDASELQRDGASTMVVTFSVPLDPDQNFDDVIHLVDTKKGKLEGAWELSDNLMELRFRHLPPSTELNLTIDEKIKGINERTLTTPFSQKLTTEEIFPSVGFTSKGSLLPLEAAEGLPITALNVEQVDVNFFRVKDEQLAQFLTQWESRSNINYWESDEFLSQADLVYTGRFELNTETNTRENVLLPLKSIDALKKEGAYIAVMQQAGKYSYTVPATVFTFSDIGLSMHSYLDTLDIFTQSLKNGSALDKVEIRLLDEKGGLISKAQTDSQGHATLDKSDKARLLMAIRDGQTSMIDLRKPALDLSEFDIGGPQGYSKQFFVFGPRDLYRPGETLIVNALLRDGDGNPIKEQPVKVDLLKTDGQVSRSFVWQPEKGLYQLKLVIPEDENTGTRTLRFDVGDGTPRFYEFQVEDFMPERMALDITGKKGIILSGNDAYFDIKGRYLYGAPAADNRLQGQIFLKASREAVSKLPGYEFGAVKDENFSRLLDEFELNLDADGEGGVNVDSERYEELKSPINIILQASLLEAGGRPVTRRYQQAVWPATHLAGIRPVFPKKEVYDYRADKYKSGYSVDENSMAEFEIVYTDQDGKKLPANDLKVKFIYERHDYYWRWSSSNGWESGYNEKDLQMDEQTINIAKDGTAKVAFPVEWGSYRIEVVDPKTELVSSLRFWAGYSWMDNTGGSGAVRPDQVKLKLDKEGYLPGEKVKLNIVAPHPGKGYVLLESSNGPLWWQEIDVPEKGLDVEVPINKEWARHDLYLTSVVVRPGDTSKQATVKRAVGILHLPLQDKNRRIDISLDAPEKIRPNQDLKIRIKANPVAGQPLPENINVLISAVDTGVLNITEYKTPDPYDAFFGRKRYSVDQYDVYGQLIEGQGRLANLRFGGDGGEAAALSRGGKKPLTDVQIIAQQTAPVELNAQGEGEVSLPIPEFNGEVRLMAQAWTADKFGSQEGKVVIAAPLVTQLSLPRFMAGGDNALLSLDLTNLTDDAQSITLNYTASGLVGLNGAESKTVSLAKGERTQIQIPVKAKHGFGQGEFSLSIYGIKVPGEEIKPYHNTWNIGVRPAFPAETLHYASTLQDGDTWRLPSESLSRFNNSTLEGELLLTSRPPLQVARYVRELFAYPYGCLEQTVSGLYPSLYSTEKELKQLGIKTQTDADRKAAIDKGIAHLLTMQKSEGGFSLWDQGGREEYWLTAYATDFLFRASQQGYSVPADSLKRANDRLLRYLQDKNLVNYEYAVNQDAARFSARAYAALVLANQQKAPLGELRRLYLERNQAGSGLALVQLGIALKLMGDSSRAESLIAEGVTTTRKYNYGLGDYGSTIRDQALIIALLSENNLETQSRDASVMTLSDNLTSREWFSTQESNSLYLAGRFFINMAEQPWEVAVNRQVPAISSDRAVNETLTAAQLQEGLELNNRGGAAIYSRMNIVGYPKVAPAPYSNVLNVHRSYYDLKGNRVHPNRLQSGEMLVVKLEVSADRDVPDALVVDLLPAGLEIENQNLASSSASLSDSAADLQEFIDDMGQANIKHLEYRDDRFVAAISVDKYRPTTLLYLARAVTPGSYQVPPPQVESMYVPYWRAIGSTETKIDVVP